The Coffea arabica cultivar ET-39 chromosome 6e, Coffea Arabica ET-39 HiFi, whole genome shotgun sequence genome contains the following window.
TTAGAGTTTTTCAGTTTAACTTTGTTGGCTCTACCTGTAATTTAGATATAGAATGTGTTCCTGTGACATCCTTCTCCACAATTGTCAAACTTTGGCTTATGAAATTATCTGCTAGCGAGAGACTTTCTGTTGTATATACATAAGAAATGAGGGTTTTATCAGTATCAATGTGATTTAATGTGATTGATAGTGGCATTGCTATTCGGTTAGTGACCGTGGTTAGACTGCCTGCCAACTTGTTTTGTGATGAGTCAGAAGTTGACTTAGTGTCTCAGTTCTGCTTTCGGTATCCTTGGGgttgatcttcatgaaaataaTCTTAGTTTCCAcctactttttagtttttaatcaAACTgtccttgaaattttcttcAGTGAAGCTGTTTTTGGGATTTTCTTTGGAATGTTAAAGAATTCTGTTATTCGTTTCTTTTATTCCAAGTTACACAAGATGCGTGTGTGCCAAAACTCTCTTATTCATCATCTAACATGTACATGATGGTAAACGTTGATAAAATGGGCTGACTACAACCCTCAAATTAATACTGTTTACCAAATTGccagagaaatctgattttcattttaaaacATTTGAGATAATGTTGTGGCCTTATAGAAATAATTCTCTAATTTTCTCTAATTAGAGAAAGTTCAGCTTGTTAGTAAATTTACGTACATGTAACGCCCTTTTACATTTGTTTTGCATCTTTCATTGAAGGGGGTTCTGCTGGTTGAAACTGAAAGTTCCAACACTGAGATCTTCTCATGTATAATCATCTGAATTGTTTCTGAAAAGTATGTTCTGTTTCAAATATATTGCAGATGTTATGCAACAGTCATCTCAAATGGAAGCATCGTCAGAGCAGGTTCTTCcatttcctcttgtttttcatgcttttttttttttcctgtcgtTTTGGTAGGGAGGTCAGGGTTAGGTAAGGGCAGAGGAGAGGATGAGGAGAAGGTTTTGTTTTGCGAACTTACAGTGTCTTATATAGTTTAGCCATAAATTTCAAGCTTTGGTTTCATGTAATTTGGCTTCAAAATTCGGCTTCTGATGTCTATTTCAAGTAGAATCTTTATCTCTGGCCTTGGTTGGGTGCAAGTTTTCATTGTCTGTCCTGGTTTTAGCGCAGAAATCTTCTGATCAAGTCGAAAGTAGTGCAATAGGGCCCATTTCATCCATCTTAGAAATCATGGATGACTCTGTTAAGTTACCACAGGTTTCACAGTTGCCTGCTCATCATCAGCACTTTAGCCGCGCTATGCTACTAAGAAATCCTCGGTATTGTAGCCGCAAGTATTATCGGAGAAATTCGGGGAACCGCGCTGATGCATCCACATCAAGTGGAAAGGTTACTCCTTCAATAGATGAGAATATATTCCTCAAATTTGCTAATAAGTATCGTTCAGATGATTGCAGGCAGCATACAGGTATACTTGAGGTTTTATCTGTTTTCCACATAACAAACCCATAGATGAGcctaatttcttttaatttggcCTTGTTTCATACTAAAAAAGATTTGTTctctaattttattaattttgaatttgaaagcTAAAATTAATATTAGTTGGTCTAAAATCTACGTTTGCAGAGAAGTTTTATCCTAATATCCTAGTAGGAGGCGTATTATGCATTACTCTTATGTTTAATATAAACTCTCTAAGCCTTTCGATCACTATGTTCTTTTCTCACTTTCTCACTTGGATATCTGAAACTTATCTTTTCAGAAAATTGGGATCAAGCATTTCTAAAACCAGAAAGAATCAGATCGAGTTCGTTTTCTACGGATGCAGTATCTCACGATGTGGGAAAGATGGTATGTAGAATATGCGAGAGGCTCTTGAGGAAGAAACCGTACATCAATGGAGGCATTGGATCATCTAGCGATCTCTCTGTAGTAGCAGTGTTAGTTTGTGGTCATGTTTACCATGCAGACTGTTTGGAGCAGAAAACTAGCCAAGAAGAA
Protein-coding sequences here:
- the LOC113694993 gene encoding uncharacterized protein isoform X1, which gives rise to MGKRKRRTDPNKAPPSDVMQQSSQMEASSEQKSSDQVESSAIGPISSILEIMDDSVKLPQVSQLPAHHQHFSRAMLLRNPRYCSRKYYRRNSGNRADASTSSGKVTPSIDENIFLKFANKYRSDDCRQHTENWDQAFLKPERIRSSSFSTDAVSHDVGKMVCRICERLLRKKPYINGGIGSSSDLSVVAVLVCGHVYHADCLEQKTSQEEQMDPPCPTCASLMSKVED
- the LOC113694993 gene encoding uncharacterized protein isoform X2; amino-acid sequence: MGKRKRRTDPNKAPPSDVMQQSSQMEASSEQVSQLPAHHQHFSRAMLLRNPRYCSRKYYRRNSGNRADASTSSGKVTPSIDENIFLKFANKYRSDDCRQHTENWDQAFLKPERIRSSSFSTDAVSHDVGKMVCRICERLLRKKPYINGGIGSSSDLSVVAVLVCGHVYHADCLEQKTSQEEQMDPPCPTCASLMSKVED